A window from Gemmatimonadaceae bacterium encodes these proteins:
- the murQ gene encoding N-acetylmuramic acid 6-phosphate etherase — translation MAALQTAAAPRRRNRVRRLITPDNLGRRSPPRHRAHPDSPIVLDPRVTERRNPRSADIDLASPLEIVDLMNAEDRTVADAVATQREAIASAIALVEQAFRAGHRLYYVGAGTSGRLGVLDASECPPTFGSDPELVQGIIAGGPAALTRSQEGAEDRLEDAARDLTAAGVAAGDVVIGIAASGTTPYVRASLRHAKGIGAHPVILACSPPPADALADCEIAILPITGPEVVTGSTRLKAGTATKLVLNTITTGAMIRIGKTYGNLMVDLKATNDKLRDRAVRMVLTLCGGSRDGARELLGRADGSVKLALVMQKLGVSADEARAKLEQAGGVVRRVILDAPPAVERE, via the coding sequence ATGGCGGCGTTGCAGACTGCCGCGGCGCCGAGGAGGCGCAACCGGGTGCGGAGGCTCATCACGCCCGATAACTTAGGGCGCAGGTCGCCACCGCGACACCGAGCCCACCCCGACTCCCCCATCGTGCTCGATCCCAGGGTCACCGAGCGTCGCAATCCCCGCAGCGCCGACATCGATCTCGCCTCGCCGCTCGAGATCGTGGACCTGATGAACGCCGAGGACCGGACCGTGGCCGACGCCGTGGCCACGCAGCGCGAGGCCATCGCCAGCGCCATCGCGTTGGTGGAGCAGGCCTTCCGCGCGGGGCATCGGCTCTACTATGTCGGCGCCGGGACCTCTGGCCGACTTGGCGTGCTGGACGCCTCAGAGTGTCCGCCAACCTTCGGCAGCGATCCCGAACTGGTGCAGGGCATCATCGCGGGCGGACCCGCGGCTCTGACGCGTTCTCAGGAGGGCGCCGAGGACCGGCTGGAAGACGCCGCCCGCGACCTGACTGCCGCGGGCGTGGCGGCGGGCGATGTCGTGATCGGCATCGCGGCGAGCGGCACCACGCCATACGTGCGTGCTTCACTGCGGCACGCCAAGGGGATCGGCGCCCACCCGGTGATCCTCGCCTGCTCACCGCCGCCGGCGGACGCCCTGGCCGACTGCGAGATCGCCATCCTGCCCATCACCGGACCAGAGGTCGTCACGGGCTCCACGCGGCTCAAGGCAGGAACGGCCACCAAGCTCGTGCTCAACACAATCACGACGGGTGCGATGATCCGCATCGGCAAGACCTACGGCAACCTGATGGTGGACCTGAAGGCGACGAACGACAAGCTGCGCGATCGTGCCGTACGGATGGTCCTCACGCTCTGCGGCGGATCACGCGATGGCGCGCGCGAACTGCTTGGGCGCGCCGATGGTTCGGTGAAGCTGGCGCTGGTGATGCAGAAGCTGGGCGTGTCCGCCGACGAGGCGCGTGCGAAGCTCGAGCAGGCCGGCGGCGTCGTACGACGTGTCATCCTCGACGCCCCGCCTGCCGTGGAGCGCGAGTGA
- a CDS encoding serine/threonine protein kinase, producing the protein MTDDFTQTLQDALAPGYTLERELSGGGMSRVFVATDTALGRKVVVKVLPPELAAGVNHERFRREIQVAAQLQHPHIVPLLSAGEQGALIWYTMPYINGHSLRDALARGETYSPKDVIRLMREVAEGLEYAHGLGVVHRDIKPGNVLVQGTHALVTDFGVSKAISAAMPTSGYTSAGMAIGTPAYMAPEQIAADPAADHRMDLYALGLLAYELLSGKVPFKEASPQQTMAAQLTRDPEPIEKIRPDVPAPLAALVRQLLAKLPSERPASAQAVVEALDGIPLSGETAAFRAMPRPRRQRAQTAVAALVGLALVAAAWAMGQRQGSEAVVTQLRDSLAAAESLQAWAPTAALLTREDSIAIANAVSERMAARPTPTTTRGRRDDARNNLLVADSIRVQVQRMVLDSLLRRQALDAAEAQEVAAGVNAALQVAGNVLSTVVPEVAETPRVGVRDGPRDGPREGATAFRLAPPEVREPPLLRGPRRVVIAPPRSSRGRPDLDAVAATLVDTLRRAIDTHPRYVAVAQDSVTAALASSRTVNAVQERLDADLIISFTLIPARDSVVRLVQIRDLTAARGFEMRVVSTTVPASDPAGGLDRLVPMTLRTMQQLERETARQTLRPRDPQPPREAPKP; encoded by the coding sequence TTGACCGACGACTTCACCCAGACCCTGCAGGACGCACTCGCCCCGGGCTACACGCTCGAGCGGGAGCTGTCTGGTGGCGGGATGAGTCGAGTGTTCGTGGCCACGGACACGGCGCTGGGCCGCAAGGTGGTCGTGAAGGTGCTGCCGCCCGAGCTCGCCGCGGGCGTGAACCACGAGCGGTTCCGCCGCGAGATCCAGGTCGCCGCGCAGCTGCAGCATCCGCACATCGTGCCGCTGCTCTCCGCCGGTGAGCAGGGCGCGCTGATCTGGTACACGATGCCCTATATCAACGGGCACTCGTTGCGCGACGCACTGGCCCGCGGCGAGACCTACTCGCCAAAGGATGTCATCCGCTTGATGCGCGAGGTGGCCGAGGGCCTTGAGTACGCGCACGGGCTCGGCGTGGTGCACCGCGATATCAAGCCGGGCAACGTATTGGTGCAGGGCACTCACGCACTGGTCACCGACTTCGGCGTGAGCAAGGCCATCTCGGCGGCGATGCCGACCTCCGGCTACACAAGCGCCGGCATGGCAATTGGCACGCCGGCGTATATGGCGCCGGAGCAGATCGCGGCGGACCCCGCCGCCGACCATCGCATGGATCTCTATGCGTTGGGCCTGCTCGCCTACGAACTGCTGTCGGGCAAGGTGCCGTTCAAGGAGGCCTCGCCGCAGCAGACGATGGCGGCGCAGCTCACGCGCGATCCCGAGCCCATCGAGAAGATCCGGCCGGATGTGCCGGCGCCGCTGGCCGCGCTGGTGCGCCAGTTGCTCGCCAAGCTGCCCTCCGAGCGGCCGGCCAGCGCGCAGGCGGTGGTCGAGGCGCTGGATGGCATTCCGCTCTCGGGTGAGACGGCGGCCTTCCGGGCGATGCCGCGCCCGCGACGGCAGCGGGCGCAGACCGCCGTCGCGGCCTTGGTCGGCCTCGCGCTTGTTGCGGCCGCGTGGGCGATGGGGCAGCGACAGGGCTCCGAGGCCGTCGTGACGCAACTGCGCGACTCGCTGGCCGCAGCGGAGTCCCTGCAAGCCTGGGCGCCGACCGCGGCATTGCTCACACGTGAAGACTCCATCGCAATTGCCAACGCCGTGAGCGAGCGGATGGCGGCGCGGCCCACGCCGACGACCACGCGTGGCCGTCGCGACGATGCGCGCAACAACCTGCTTGTGGCGGATTCCATCCGCGTGCAGGTACAACGCATGGTCCTCGACTCGCTCCTGCGCCGGCAGGCGCTTGACGCCGCCGAGGCACAGGAGGTCGCGGCCGGCGTGAATGCCGCGCTGCAGGTGGCCGGGAACGTCCTGTCAACGGTCGTGCCCGAGGTCGCCGAGACGCCGCGCGTGGGTGTGCGCGACGGTCCGCGCGATGGTCCGCGCGAAGGGGCAACGGCTTTCCGCCTTGCGCCGCCCGAGGTTCGCGAGCCACCGCTGCTGCGCGGTCCGCGCCGTGTGGTGATCGCACCGCCGCGCTCCTCACGGGGTCGCCCCGATCTCGACGCCGTCGCGGCGACGCTGGTGGACACGCTGCGCCGCGCCATCGACACTCACCCGCGTTATGTCGCGGTCGCGCAGGACTCCGTGACCGCGGCACTCGCGTCCTCGCGCACCGTCAACGCGGTGCAGGAACGGCTCGACGCCGACCTCATCATCTCGTTCACGCTGATCCCCGCACGGGACAGCGTCGTGCGCCTGGTACAGATCCGCGATCTCACGGCGGCCCGCGGCTTCGAGATGCGCGTGGTCAGCACGACGGTGCCCGCGTCTGACCCCGCCGGCGGACTTGATCGGCTAGTTCCGATGACGCTGCGCACGATGCAGCAGTTGGAGCGCGAGACCGCGCGGCAGACGCTGCGGCCGCGCGATCCGCAGCCGCCTCGCGAGGCGCCGAAGCCCTAG
- a CDS encoding trypsin-like peptidase domain-containing protein, with protein MAIELRITSGARSGARERFDKAVVAIGRHPINDLRFDVDRDLEVSSRHAEIRAVEGRHLLVDIGSTNGTFVNDKRLSGEHELKDGDVIRFGGEGPTAEFRVAASAAAGAAPSTKLSTPSKGAPKQGQGRLGTEVRVAMAVEKQTGALKRFVIGLTAVVIVGAGAAVWMTQKTAAEGRAQLQALLAANDSLSRALERKLEETGIADASLAAARAETERIASELRAQQARGGDVAPLAAEMRDQQARTARIAAMDYGTIAAANQPAVVFLAVEFADATLASGTGFNVLESGLIVTNRHVVQREDGTRAQRIAVAFDGTSGEWKRASIELVSATDEIALLRITTSGRYPVVRGVARNGAATRLGAPAAILGYPLGTGLEGMGGNINTLRPTATLSVGTVSRILAETVQLDAFAAQGSSGSPVFDSNGHVMGVIYGGATESGGRIVYAVPSSRLASMLPMDALEILR; from the coding sequence ATGGCTATCGAGCTCCGCATCACCAGCGGCGCACGAAGCGGGGCACGCGAACGCTTCGACAAGGCAGTGGTGGCCATCGGGCGACATCCGATCAACGACCTGCGCTTCGACGTGGACCGCGATCTCGAGGTCTCGTCGCGGCACGCGGAGATCCGGGCGGTGGAGGGCCGGCACCTGCTGGTGGATATCGGTTCCACCAACGGCACTTTCGTGAATGACAAGCGCCTGAGCGGCGAGCACGAGCTCAAGGACGGCGACGTCATCCGCTTCGGCGGCGAGGGTCCGACTGCGGAGTTCCGCGTGGCGGCCTCGGCCGCCGCGGGCGCCGCACCGTCCACCAAGCTCTCCACGCCATCCAAGGGCGCGCCCAAGCAGGGCCAGGGCCGCTTGGGGACGGAAGTCCGCGTGGCGATGGCGGTGGAGAAACAGACGGGCGCGCTGAAGCGATTCGTGATCGGACTGACGGCAGTCGTCATCGTCGGCGCCGGGGCCGCCGTGTGGATGACGCAGAAGACGGCCGCCGAGGGCCGCGCGCAGTTGCAGGCGCTGCTGGCGGCCAATGATTCGCTGTCCCGCGCGCTGGAGCGCAAGCTGGAGGAGACGGGCATCGCCGACGCCTCGCTGGCGGCCGCGCGGGCTGAGACGGAGCGCATCGCCTCGGAGCTGCGGGCGCAGCAGGCGCGTGGTGGCGACGTGGCGCCGTTGGCCGCCGAGATGCGGGACCAGCAGGCGCGCACGGCCCGCATCGCGGCGATGGACTACGGGACGATCGCCGCCGCGAACCAGCCGGCCGTGGTCTTCCTGGCCGTGGAGTTTGCGGACGCCACGCTGGCCAGCGGCACCGGGTTCAACGTCCTCGAGAGCGGCCTGATCGTCACGAACCGCCACGTGGTGCAGCGGGAGGACGGCACGCGGGCGCAGCGTATCGCAGTGGCCTTCGATGGGACCAGCGGCGAGTGGAAGCGCGCGAGCATCGAACTGGTGAGCGCGACGGACGAGATTGCGCTGCTGCGTATCACGACCAGTGGCCGTTACCCGGTGGTGCGCGGCGTGGCCCGCAACGGTGCGGCCACACGACTCGGCGCACCGGCGGCGATCCTCGGCTACCCGCTGGGCACCGGGCTCGAGGGAATGGGCGGCAACATCAACACCCTGCGCCCCACCGCCACGCTCAGCGTGGGCACGGTAAGCCGTATCCTCGCCGAGACGGTGCAGCTCGATGCCTTTGCGGCGCAGGGATCCAGTGGCTCGCCAGTCTTCGACAGCAACGGCCACGTGATGGGCGTGATCTACGGCGGCGCCACGGAAAGTGGGGGGCGCATCGTGTACGCGGTGCCGTCGAGCCGCTTGGCGTCCATGCTGCCGATGGACGCGCTCGAGATTCTGCGCTAG
- the ggt gene encoding gamma-glutamyltransferase: MLAFFRGMRRPGALLLAATFALTACRSTSSTTDARYSGTFPGGWRLNDVKEASFGASAMVSSNSDLASEAGKEILEAGGNAVDAAVAVGFALAVTYPFAGNIGGGGFMTIRMADGRTAALDYREIAPLAATRDMYVDSMGKLTDRSVVGHLASGVPGAVAGMNAALERFGTMRLAQVMAPAIRLARDGFAVDSALFRSLRGSQERLCRFAGCALFYPGGAPVPPGGMLVQSDLARSLQLIADQGPKAFYDGPVGQTIVDEMQRGGGIITREDLRRYEAKWREPVISTYRGYTLITMPPASSGGITMTESFNILEQFAPLPPFGTAQYVHLLAETFRRSFMDRNAKLADADFVPVPRDELTSKDYAAKLASDINPRKASETPAFDAAPEPEHTTHYSVVDAKGNAVATTTTINGGYGSAVWVPGGGFFMNNEMDDFAAQPGTANMFGLVQGEANAIQPSKRMLSAMSPTIVLDREGQVLLVVGAAGGPTIITATSQVILNVIEHGMSLVDAMRAPRMHHQALPDAIRYEAQGFAPRELRRLERMGHTLTMQQGIANVNAVMRVPGGWHGVHEPRGSGGAVGY; the protein is encoded by the coding sequence ATGTTGGCCTTCTTTCGCGGAATGCGGCGGCCCGGCGCGCTGCTGCTGGCAGCGACCTTTGCGCTGACGGCCTGCCGCTCGACGAGTTCCACCACTGATGCGCGCTACTCGGGCACCTTCCCCGGGGGCTGGCGCCTCAACGACGTCAAGGAAGCATCGTTCGGGGCCTCGGCAATGGTCTCGAGCAACAGCGACCTGGCGTCCGAGGCGGGCAAGGAGATCCTCGAAGCCGGTGGCAACGCGGTGGATGCCGCCGTGGCCGTGGGCTTCGCGCTGGCGGTGACGTATCCGTTTGCCGGGAACATCGGCGGCGGCGGATTCATGACGATCCGCATGGCCGACGGGCGGACGGCGGCGCTCGACTACCGCGAGATCGCCCCGTTGGCGGCCACGCGCGATATGTACGTGGACTCGATGGGCAAGCTCACCGACCGCAGCGTGGTCGGACACTTGGCGTCCGGCGTACCCGGCGCGGTGGCTGGAATGAACGCGGCGTTGGAGCGCTTCGGCACGATGCGTCTGGCGCAGGTGATGGCGCCGGCGATCCGCTTGGCGCGTGATGGCTTCGCGGTGGACAGCGCGCTCTTCCGGTCGTTGCGTGGCAGCCAGGAACGCCTCTGCCGCTTCGCCGGCTGCGCGCTGTTCTATCCCGGCGGTGCGCCCGTGCCGCCCGGCGGGATGCTCGTGCAGTCCGACCTGGCTCGCTCGCTGCAGCTGATTGCCGACCAGGGCCCCAAGGCGTTCTACGATGGGCCGGTGGGCCAGACCATCGTGGATGAGATGCAGCGCGGCGGTGGCATCATCACGCGCGAGGACCTGCGGCGCTACGAGGCCAAGTGGCGCGAGCCCGTGATCTCGACCTACCGCGGCTACACGCTGATCACGATGCCGCCGGCGAGCTCGGGTGGCATCACGATGACGGAGAGCTTCAACATCCTCGAACAATTCGCGCCGCTGCCGCCGTTCGGCACGGCGCAGTACGTGCACCTCTTGGCCGAGACGTTCCGGCGGTCGTTCATGGATCGCAACGCGAAGCTGGCCGATGCCGATTTTGTGCCCGTGCCGCGCGATGAGCTGACCTCCAAGGACTACGCCGCGAAGCTGGCGTCGGACATCAATCCGCGGAAAGCCTCGGAGACGCCGGCATTCGACGCCGCGCCCGAGCCAGAGCACACGACGCACTACTCCGTGGTGGATGCCAAGGGCAACGCCGTCGCGACGACGACGACGATCAACGGCGGCTATGGCTCGGCGGTGTGGGTACCGGGCGGCGGCTTCTTCATGAACAACGAGATGGACGACTTCGCCGCGCAGCCGGGCACGGCGAACATGTTCGGGCTGGTGCAGGGCGAGGCCAACGCCATCCAGCCTAGCAAGCGCATGCTCAGCGCGATGTCACCGACGATCGTGCTGGACCGCGAAGGGCAGGTGCTGCTCGTGGTCGGCGCGGCGGGGGGGCCGACGATCATCACAGCCACCTCGCAGGTGATCCTGAACGTGATCGAGCACGGGATGTCGTTGGTGGACGCGATGCGGGCACCGCGGATGCACCACCAGGCGCTACCGGATGCGATCCGTTATGAGGCGCAGGGCTTTGCGCCGCGGGAGCTGCGGCGGCTGGAGCGGATGGGACACACGCTCACGATGCAGCAAG
- a CDS encoding anhydro-N-acetylmuramic acid kinase has product MIGDVLVGLMSGTSLDGITAAVVRFEEDEQGNPSPSLLAHVTRPYAAAERARLAAALSGVSPAEYAALDFALGGWLAEAALAAVAESGVAREDIRAIASHGHTVWHSPREATWQFGQPAVIAERLGVDVIADFRVRDVAAGGEGAPLVPIADAMLFSRDDGWRLLQNLGGIGNVTVLPPRASGDDALTAVRAFDTGPGVCVIDGVVRLLRPEMDFDRDGKLAAAGRPIESVVEFLLADPWFDAPPPKSTGRERFTAAYIADVIARCRSAKPHCSDEDIVATATWLTARSIARAVERFVPQPVADVLLSGGGARNPALREAIAMSLSPRLVRPFGELYFDGDAKEAVAFAFLGWLHLRGLPGNVVGATGARGPRVLGARYPA; this is encoded by the coding sequence GTGATCGGCGACGTGCTTGTCGGCTTGATGTCCGGCACTTCGCTCGACGGCATCACCGCTGCTGTCGTGCGCTTTGAGGAAGACGAGCAGGGGAATCCCTCGCCGTCGCTGCTCGCCCACGTGACGCGCCCCTACGCCGCTGCCGAACGCGCGCGACTCGCCGCCGCGCTCTCGGGCGTCTCGCCCGCCGAGTACGCGGCCCTCGACTTCGCGCTCGGTGGCTGGCTCGCCGAGGCGGCCCTCGCCGCCGTCGCCGAGTCCGGTGTGGCGCGCGAGGACATCCGTGCCATCGCCTCGCACGGCCACACGGTGTGGCACAGCCCGCGTGAGGCCACCTGGCAGTTCGGCCAGCCGGCGGTCATCGCCGAGCGGCTCGGCGTCGACGTCATCGCCGACTTCCGCGTGCGCGACGTAGCCGCCGGTGGCGAAGGTGCCCCGCTGGTGCCGATCGCCGACGCGATGCTTTTCTCGCGCGACGACGGCTGGCGGCTGCTGCAGAACCTCGGCGGCATCGGCAACGTCACCGTACTGCCGCCGCGCGCTTCGGGAGACGACGCCCTCACCGCCGTGCGCGCCTTCGACACGGGCCCCGGCGTCTGCGTGATCGACGGCGTCGTGCGCCTGCTGCGTCCCGAGATGGACTTCGATCGCGACGGCAAGCTGGCCGCAGCAGGGCGACCCATCGAGTCGGTAGTCGAGTTCCTCCTCGCCGACCCCTGGTTCGACGCCCCGCCGCCCAAGAGCACCGGCCGCGAACGCTTCACCGCCGCGTACATCGCCGACGTCATCGCGCGCTGCCGCAGTGCCAAGCCGCACTGCAGCGACGAGGACATCGTGGCCACGGCCACCTGGCTCACCGCGCGCAGCATCGCCCGCGCTGTCGAGCGCTTCGTGCCGCAGCCAGTGGCCGACGTGCTGCTCTCCGGCGGCGGTGCGCGGAATCCAGCCCTGCGCGAAGCCATCGCAATGTCGCTGAGCCCGCGACTCGTGCGGCCCTTCGGCGAGCTCTACTTCGACGGCGACGCCAAGGAAGCCGTTGCATTTGCCTTCCTCGGCTGGCTGCACCTACGCGGCCTGCCGGGGAACGTGGTCGGCGCCACGGGCGCGCGTGGCCCACGCGTCCTCGGCGCCCGCTACCCGGCGTGA
- a CDS encoding Stp1/IreP family PP2C-type Ser/Thr phosphatase: MTGNSPSGGTVTIHVFGRTDVGRTREHNEDTFAVADLTTFNASLQPEVRTHTAGERGTLFMVADGMGGAAAGEIASSMAVEVILRELDQRWRNVQATDAETFAHALKGATDSANSSIHSYAQQHPENRGMGTTATIAGFLGDSLYLCQVGDSRGYIVRNGEAIQITKDQSLMQKLIEAGEMTPEEAEVSERRNIILQALGPEPRIKVDLTSQQVMRGDVLILCSDGLSGQVRAPEIAQVVREEKDLVDVCRRLIDLANEAGGPDNITVVAARFEGDGLPTQGGEAPEHRVYRGSQERATVPIDRASIPQLSAVDEDEPTMDESEIPTLELEPVKPQGAQVVGRAGDGPTVRIAPAPEPKVPAGGRIPVSTLRWFFGALTGIVILMMLISWLRD, from the coding sequence GTGACGGGCAACTCCCCTTCCGGCGGCACGGTCACCATCCACGTCTTCGGACGCACGGATGTCGGTCGCACGCGTGAGCACAACGAGGACACCTTCGCGGTCGCGGACCTGACGACGTTCAATGCGTCGTTGCAGCCGGAAGTGCGCACGCACACCGCCGGCGAGCGCGGCACGCTGTTCATGGTCGCCGACGGCATGGGCGGCGCGGCCGCCGGCGAGATCGCCAGCTCGATGGCCGTCGAGGTCATCCTCCGCGAACTCGACCAGCGCTGGCGCAACGTGCAGGCCACCGACGCAGAGACCTTTGCGCACGCGCTCAAGGGCGCGACGGACTCGGCCAACTCGTCCATCCACAGCTACGCGCAGCAGCATCCGGAGAACCGGGGGATGGGCACGACCGCGACCATCGCCGGCTTCCTCGGCGATTCGCTGTACCTCTGCCAAGTGGGCGACTCGCGCGGCTACATCGTGCGCAACGGCGAGGCCATCCAGATCACGAAGGACCAGTCGTTGATGCAGAAGCTCATCGAGGCCGGCGAGATGACGCCGGAGGAAGCCGAGGTGAGCGAACGGCGCAACATCATCCTGCAGGCGCTGGGACCGGAACCGCGCATCAAGGTGGATCTGACCTCGCAGCAGGTGATGCGGGGCGACGTGCTGATCCTCTGCTCGGACGGGCTCTCGGGCCAGGTGCGGGCGCCGGAGATCGCGCAGGTGGTGCGGGAGGAGAAGGACCTCGTCGATGTCTGTCGGCGCCTGATCGACCTCGCCAACGAGGCGGGTGGCCCGGACAACATCACGGTGGTGGCGGCGCGCTTCGAGGGAGACGGGTTGCCGACGCAGGGGGGCGAGGCGCCGGAGCACCGCGTGTATCGCGGCTCGCAGGAGCGGGCGACGGTACCGATCGACCGCGCGTCGATCCCGCAGCTCAGCGCCGTGGACGAGGACGAGCCGACGATGGACGAGTCGGAGATACCGACGCTCGAACTCGAGCCCGTGAAGCCGCAGGGGGCGCAGGTGGTCGGCCGCGCGGGTGACGGCCCGACGGTGCGCATCGCGCCGGCGCCGGAGCCGAAGGTGCCGGCCGGTGGGCGAATTCCCGTGAGTACGCTGCGTTGGTTCTTTGGCGCGCTGACCGGGATCGTCATCCTGATGATGTTGATCAGCTGGCTGCGCGACTGA